A window of the Chaetodon trifascialis isolate fChaTrf1 chromosome 9, fChaTrf1.hap1, whole genome shotgun sequence genome harbors these coding sequences:
- the mffa gene encoding mitochondrial fission factor homolog B isoform X1 — translation MNGAAFPSPTAEMAEMNRIQYELEYTEGISQRMRIPEMLKVAPQAHNDHSVGSQEVPQGVMMQVPERIVIAGDSNDPQFPRPRDLDLIQSTPLEALSLKTPPRVLTLNERPLDFLEEEQRVAPESEEVLRPQGRLRRERSASENAAARHHSQLMHNDSAVTPSPPATAHPCPPLTVTEEEHNLYSASGVLSFIQSTTRRAYQQVLEVLDENPRSKPSLRGGSASSSNPLHESRLSMSAYEASLDGGPDDMTVVDATTLRRQLIKLNRRLQHLEEENKERAKREMILYSVTVAFWLINTWVWLRR, via the exons ATGAACGGAGCAGCGTTCCCTTCCCCCACGGCAGAGATGGCGGAGATGAACCGTATCCAGTATGAGCTGGAGTACACCGAAGGGATCAGCCAGAGGATGCGCATCCCTGAGATGCTCAAAGTGGCTCCTCAAGCCCACAACGACCACAGTGTTGGATCTCAGGAGGTCCCCCAGGGTGTCATGATGCAAGTCCCAGAAAGAATTGTGATTGCAG GAGACAGTAATGACCCCCAGTTCCCCAGACCCAGAGACCTTGACCTAATCCAGTCAACACCACTAGAAGCCCTGTCACTGAAGACTCCACCTAGGGTCCTCACCCTCAATGAGCGACCTCTGGACTTTCTGGAAGAGGAGCAGCGGGTGGCTCcagagagtgaagaggtg TTGCGGCCTCAAGGACGATTACGACGGGAACGCTCGGCCAGTGAGAACGCCGCTGCTCGTCATCACAGTCAGCTGATGCACAACGATTCCGC TGTGACCCCGTCCCCCCCAGCCACTGCCCACCCTTGCCCCCCTCTCACCGTGACTGAGGAAGAACACAACCTGTACAGCGCTAGCGGTGTTCTATCTTTCATCCAGTCCACTACACGCCGAGCTTACCAGCAAGTCCTGGAGGTCTTGGATGAGAACCCTCGCAG CAAACCATCACTGCGAGGGGGGTCGGCTTCAAGCTCCAACCCCCTGCATGAATCCAG GCTTTCAATGTCAGCATATGAAGCCTCGCTGGACGGGGGGCCTGATGACATGACTGTGGTGGATGCAACGACACTTCGCCGTCAG CTTATCAAGTTGAACCGGAGACTCCAACATttggaggaggagaacaaggaGCGAGCGAAGCGAGAGATGATCCTGTACTCGGTCACTGTAGCTTTCTGGCTCATCAACACCTGGGTGTGGTTGCGACGTTAG
- the mffa gene encoding mitochondrial fission factor homolog B isoform X2 — protein MNGAAFPSPTAEMAEMNRIQYELEYTEGISQRMRIPEMLKVAPQAHNDHSVGSQEVPQGVMMQVPERIVIAGDSNDPQFPRPRDLDLIQSTPLEALSLKTPPRVLTLNERPLDFLEEEQRVAPESEEVLRPQGRLRRERSASENAAARHHSQLMHNDSALSMSAYEASLDGGPDDMTVVDATTLRRQLIKLNRRLQHLEEENKERAKREMILYSVTVAFWLINTWVWLRR, from the exons ATGAACGGAGCAGCGTTCCCTTCCCCCACGGCAGAGATGGCGGAGATGAACCGTATCCAGTATGAGCTGGAGTACACCGAAGGGATCAGCCAGAGGATGCGCATCCCTGAGATGCTCAAAGTGGCTCCTCAAGCCCACAACGACCACAGTGTTGGATCTCAGGAGGTCCCCCAGGGTGTCATGATGCAAGTCCCAGAAAGAATTGTGATTGCAG GAGACAGTAATGACCCCCAGTTCCCCAGACCCAGAGACCTTGACCTAATCCAGTCAACACCACTAGAAGCCCTGTCACTGAAGACTCCACCTAGGGTCCTCACCCTCAATGAGCGACCTCTGGACTTTCTGGAAGAGGAGCAGCGGGTGGCTCcagagagtgaagaggtg TTGCGGCCTCAAGGACGATTACGACGGGAACGCTCGGCCAGTGAGAACGCCGCTGCTCGTCATCACAGTCAGCTGATGCACAACGATTCCGC GCTTTCAATGTCAGCATATGAAGCCTCGCTGGACGGGGGGCCTGATGACATGACTGTGGTGGATGCAACGACACTTCGCCGTCAG CTTATCAAGTTGAACCGGAGACTCCAACATttggaggaggagaacaaggaGCGAGCGAAGCGAGAGATGATCCTGTACTCGGTCACTGTAGCTTTCTGGCTCATCAACACCTGGGTGTGGTTGCGACGTTAG